A stretch of the Brevinematales bacterium genome encodes the following:
- the dnaB gene encoding replicative DNA helicase: protein MNMKSMPHDVEAEKACLGAVIVDNEKMSKIIDILKEDHFYLDKHKDIFRAIMELYDDKIPIDIITLQNKLKEMGKLEDIGIAYLSSLLDSIPATTNIEYYASIIYEKYVLRSIIRVSYEIIDIAMKENVDINEVVEMTERKLLEAIDVRRHYDYYKLRDIVVETLKGIQRLVKEKTLYTGIPSGYKAIDDMTGGFQRGDLIVIAGRPGMGKTAFALNLCLNMAKGDPERGIPPRRVLMFSLEMTKEQLVQRLLSSESKINQKDLREGRIKESDWEALLEAAIRLSSLDIIIDDTPSASIVDIKSKSRKIFAKEKGVDAIVIDYLQSIEVPKGVSVIRSRNEEIGFVSRSLKALAKELNVPVIVLSQLSRSVEKRIDKRPILSDLRESGNIEQDADIVAFLYRDEYYNPSTDKKNLVEVIIAKQRNGPVGTVELMFIKETSKFENLSSADFSYQNLPSSVSSYDSDDDDFEEEE from the coding sequence ATGAATATGAAATCAATGCCTCATGACGTTGAGGCTGAAAAAGCTTGTCTTGGTGCTGTGATAGTTGATAACGAGAAAATGTCGAAGATAATTGATATATTAAAAGAGGATCACTTTTATCTTGACAAGCATAAAGATATATTTAGAGCCATAATGGAATTATATGATGACAAAATCCCTATTGATATTATAACACTACAGAATAAACTTAAGGAAATGGGTAAACTTGAAGATATAGGTATTGCTTATTTGTCGTCTCTTTTGGATTCAATACCTGCTACTACTAACATTGAGTATTATGCTAGTATAATATATGAGAAGTATGTTTTGAGGTCTATAATAAGGGTTTCTTACGAGATTATAGACATTGCTATGAAGGAGAATGTTGATATAAATGAAGTAGTTGAGATGACAGAAAGAAAACTTTTGGAAGCCATAGATGTAAGAAGGCATTATGACTACTATAAGTTAAGAGACATAGTTGTTGAGACGCTAAAGGGAATACAGAGACTTGTTAAAGAAAAAACGTTGTATACTGGTATTCCTTCAGGATATAAGGCTATTGATGATATGACTGGTGGTTTTCAAAGAGGTGACTTGATAGTGATAGCTGGAAGACCAGGTATGGGAAAAACTGCTTTTGCTCTAAACCTATGTCTTAATATGGCTAAAGGTGATCCTGAAAGAGGAATACCTCCAAGAAGAGTTCTTATGTTTTCGCTTGAAATGACAAAAGAACAGCTTGTTCAAAGGTTATTGTCAAGTGAATCAAAAATTAATCAGAAGGACTTGAGAGAAGGTAGAATAAAAGAGTCTGATTGGGAAGCTTTACTTGAAGCTGCTATAAGGTTGTCATCTTTGGATATAATAATTGATGATACACCTTCTGCTTCTATAGTTGATATAAAATCTAAGTCGAGGAAGATATTTGCAAAGGAAAAAGGTGTGGATGCGATAGTTATTGATTATTTACAGTCAATAGAAGTTCCAAAAGGTGTATCTGTAATAAGAAGTAGGAATGAAGAAATAGGTTTTGTATCTCGAAGTCTGAAGGCATTAGCGAAAGAATTAAATGTGCCTGTTATAGTATTATCTCAGTTGTCAAGAAGTGTTGAGAAAAGAATTGATAAGAGACCTATACTTTCAGACTTGAGAGAGAGTGGTAACATCGAGCAGGATGCAGATATCGTTGCTTTTTTGTACAGGGATGAGTACTACAATCCTTCAACTGATAAGAAAAATTTGGTTGAAGTAATAATAGCAAAGCAAAGAAATGGGCCTGTTGGAACTGTTGAGCTTATGTTTATAAAAGAAACAAGTAAGTTTGAAAATTTATCTAGCGCAGATTTTTCTTATCAAAATCTACCTTCTTCAGTTTCAAGCTATGATTCAGATGATGATGATTTTGAGGAAGAAGAATGA
- a CDS encoding energy-coupling factor ABC transporter ATP-binding protein: MSSVVFEGVYFSYANRKYIFEDLSLSFEDYGITCIVSDPGKGKSTLLKLIKGILKPTRGRIVVLDIDLSNATKSTLIKLHSRVSIHFQDTFLISNADVYSNLTLPLLYNTSLSKREIDYEVDKALDLFGIKNIKYEMSFELSPTEAKLVSLSRAFLNNPRLVLLDEPFALLDSYYRARLLEVIEEFKGKSKIIFTTSEEVLAMSSESVLYVLSIENSKKIYYIHKSGDLLEE, encoded by the coding sequence ATGAGTTCTGTAGTGTTTGAGGGAGTTTATTTTTCTTATGCAAACAGAAAATATATATTTGAGGACTTAAGTCTGAGTTTTGAAGATTACGGTATAACTTGTATAGTGTCTGACCCTGGTAAAGGTAAAAGTACTTTGCTAAAACTAATCAAAGGTATTCTTAAACCAACTAGAGGAAGAATTGTTGTTTTGGATATTGATTTGTCTAATGCTACAAAGTCAACACTCATTAAGTTACATTCAAGAGTTTCTATACACTTTCAGGATACTTTTTTGATAAGTAATGCTGATGTATACAGCAACTTGACGTTACCTCTTCTTTACAATACTTCTCTATCTAAAAGAGAAATAGATTATGAAGTTGATAAAGCATTGGATCTGTTTGGGATTAAGAATATAAAATATGAAATGTCTTTTGAGCTTAGTCCTACCGAAGCTAAACTAGTTTCTTTATCTAGAGCATTTTTAAACAATCCTAGATTAGTACTTTTAGATGAACCGTTTGCTTTACTTGACAGTTACTATAGGGCAAGACTTTTAGAAGTTATAGAAGAGTTTAAAGGTAAATCGAAAATAATATTTACGACTTCGGAAGAAGTACTCGCTATGTCTTCAGAGTCAGTTCTTTATGTATTAAGTATAGAGAATTCTAAAAAGATATATTATATTCACAAAAGTGGTGATCTATTGGAAGAATAG